One window of Phycisphaeraceae bacterium genomic DNA carries:
- the hpnC gene encoding squalene synthase HpnC, translating to MLPPSAASSDQENFSVLSPLVPCDLRPHFATVYDYCRLIDDLADAQGVGEMARSRALKLLELARQELRLAVRGDSHHPVFQKLGETMRAKNLPVGPFEDLILAFEQDQRVTRYETWDQLLDYCTRSANPVGRIVLMLDGFIPDREPELFYLSDRICTALQLTNFWQDVRRDLVERDRIYLPLHDIHRSEAEIREWMSRPKDPEARVPFILALRQLVERTDILYVEGGQIVGHLNRRLGPVVYLFHHGGRETLRLILRTGCTTLWERPRLSKVDKAVLILRALALRSLRRWRE from the coding sequence GTGCTCCCACCCTCGGCGGCTTCGAGCGATCAGGAGAACTTCTCGGTTCTCAGCCCTCTGGTTCCGTGCGACCTGCGACCTCACTTTGCCACCGTCTACGACTACTGCCGATTGATCGACGATCTTGCCGATGCGCAGGGAGTCGGCGAAATGGCGCGTTCGCGGGCGCTCAAACTCCTCGAACTGGCGCGACAGGAATTGCGTCTTGCGGTTCGAGGCGATTCGCATCACCCGGTTTTTCAGAAGCTGGGCGAGACGATGAGAGCAAAGAATCTTCCCGTCGGTCCATTTGAAGACCTCATCCTCGCCTTCGAACAGGACCAGCGCGTCACCCGATACGAGACCTGGGATCAACTTCTGGATTACTGCACGCGCAGCGCGAACCCGGTGGGACGCATCGTGCTGATGCTCGATGGATTTATTCCCGATCGGGAGCCGGAGCTCTTTTACCTGTCCGATCGTATTTGCACCGCGCTTCAGCTCACCAACTTCTGGCAGGATGTGCGACGCGATCTGGTCGAACGCGATCGAATCTATCTTCCGCTCCACGATATTCACCGCTCGGAAGCCGAAATACGCGAATGGATGAGTCGCCCGAAAGACCCCGAAGCGCGCGTGCCTTTCATCCTTGCTCTTCGTCAGCTCGTCGAGCGCACGGACATTCTCTACGTTGAGGGCGGACAGATCGTCGGACACCTGAATCGCCGTCTCGGCCCCGTGGTGTACCTCTTTCATCACGGCGGCCGCGAGACCCTCCGGCTGATTCTGCGCACGGGATGCACCACGCTGTGGGAGCGGCCAAGGCTTTCCAAAGTGGACAAGGCGGTCCTGATTTTGCGGGCGCTTGCGCTTCGCTCCCTGCGGCGATGGCGGGAATGA
- a CDS encoding squalene/phytoene synthase family protein, which yields MSRLDQSIPERLSRTTSAPGPVRRSMEVCREITRKRAASFYRAIRLTPEKRRGEMYALYAWSRLADDIADDSPDAGAARSGLDRFAKFTKEAFANCPAGDDTTIWPAVTWTFRTCAIRPRWSEDLIEGMRREVGESGGDFAIESIEQFEDYCYRVAGTVGLMCISVWGLKKGVNFDDIVPLSKARGRALQTINVLRDFASDFDRSPKRVYFPADVLGKCGLIADGLRQWRDPVRCEAAVRELTGFARRSLNESAPLADKVDPSCFAVLDGLTRVYSALLDRIEKKPKLVIAARPVHLSLPMKSWIAASSYARGWSRQLSAAAEARKSSIENAVRAKAAKK from the coding sequence ATGTCCCGTCTGGATCAATCCATCCCGGAACGGCTGAGCCGAACGACGTCCGCGCCCGGGCCGGTCCGGCGGTCGATGGAAGTCTGCCGCGAGATCACGCGCAAGCGTGCCGCTTCGTTCTACCGCGCCATTCGGCTTACGCCGGAAAAGCGCCGGGGCGAGATGTACGCGCTCTACGCCTGGAGCAGGCTCGCTGACGACATCGCGGACGATTCGCCGGATGCCGGCGCGGCGCGGAGCGGACTGGATCGATTCGCCAAATTCACCAAAGAAGCATTCGCGAATTGTCCGGCCGGAGACGACACCACAATCTGGCCGGCGGTCACGTGGACATTTCGAACCTGCGCAATCAGGCCCCGCTGGTCCGAGGATTTGATCGAGGGAATGCGGAGAGAAGTCGGCGAGAGCGGCGGCGATTTTGCAATAGAGTCAATCGAACAGTTCGAAGACTACTGCTACCGCGTCGCCGGAACCGTGGGGCTCATGTGCATCAGCGTGTGGGGGCTCAAAAAGGGCGTGAATTTCGACGACATCGTGCCGCTTTCAAAGGCTCGGGGGCGGGCGCTCCAGACCATCAACGTGCTCCGCGATTTCGCCTCTGACTTTGATCGCTCACCCAAGCGCGTGTATTTTCCTGCGGATGTTCTCGGCAAGTGCGGGCTGATCGCGGACGGACTGCGCCAATGGCGTGATCCCGTTCGGTGCGAGGCGGCTGTCCGAGAGTTGACAGGCTTTGCGCGCCGCAGTCTGAATGAATCGGCGCCGCTCGCCGACAAGGTGGACCCGAGCTGTTTCGCCGTGCTCGACGGATTGACCAGGGTGTATTCGGCTCTGCTCGACCGGATCGAGAAAAAGCCGAAGCTTGTGATCGCGGCGCGACCGGTGCATCTGTCGCTCCCGATGAAATCGTGGATCGCGGCGAGCTCGTACGCCAGAGGATGGAGCCGGCAACTGAGCGCCGCCGCAGAAGCTCGAAAGTCTTCCATCGAAAACGCCGTTCGGGCGAAGGCGGCGAAGAAGTGA
- a CDS encoding undecaprenyl/decaprenyl-phosphate alpha-N-acetylglucosaminyl 1-phosphate transferase, translating into MTGLCLALIFIAAAICAPLCAILIKLGHRLGTFDSSGVAGQIKDRSRRVPNTGGIAIFWGIVAPILFALAVGHFFPAWFPAVAGNTVPYLAQKSPSAILLIACLAILHIMGLIDDRTPLSPIPKLLLMAAPAFAAPLLMDTRLLTLLDPWVGGPWLSVLITAAWFLAITNAMNFLDNMDGLSAGIATIVSACLLVVTIDKDQWLLAACLSLTIGACLGFLCFNAPRKSGARLFMGDGGSLVIGFMLAFVTVRVTYYDPQSAQSSRAHATLMPLVILALPLYDLVVVTTVRLWNGKSPMVGDMNHASHRLVNRGLSRAGAVYLLWGLTAATGLAGLALARADGGVAALIGAMVFVLLGLLAFFEYAAPSPSKQNPRGGGTSNARSEGERVA; encoded by the coding sequence ATGACCGGCCTGTGCCTCGCACTCATCTTCATCGCAGCAGCGATCTGTGCGCCGCTCTGTGCGATTCTCATTAAGTTGGGACACCGGCTAGGAACCTTCGACTCTTCGGGAGTCGCGGGGCAGATCAAAGACCGGTCGCGTCGCGTTCCCAACACGGGGGGCATCGCCATTTTCTGGGGGATTGTCGCGCCGATTCTGTTCGCGCTTGCGGTCGGTCATTTCTTCCCGGCGTGGTTTCCTGCCGTCGCGGGGAACACGGTGCCCTACCTGGCCCAGAAATCGCCGTCGGCGATCCTGCTGATCGCGTGCCTGGCAATCCTGCACATCATGGGGTTGATCGACGATCGCACGCCCCTTTCACCGATTCCCAAGCTTCTGCTCATGGCGGCTCCCGCATTCGCCGCCCCGCTCCTGATGGATACCCGCCTCCTGACACTTCTCGACCCGTGGGTCGGCGGGCCGTGGCTGAGCGTGCTCATCACCGCGGCATGGTTTCTCGCCATCACCAACGCGATGAATTTTCTCGACAACATGGATGGCCTGAGCGCCGGCATCGCCACAATCGTCTCCGCGTGCCTTCTCGTCGTCACGATCGACAAGGATCAATGGCTGCTTGCCGCTTGCCTCTCGCTCACAATCGGCGCGTGCCTGGGCTTTCTCTGCTTCAACGCACCGCGCAAGAGCGGCGCGAGATTATTCATGGGTGATGGCGGCAGCTTGGTGATCGGGTTCATGCTCGCATTCGTCACCGTTCGCGTCACCTATTACGACCCCCAAAGCGCGCAATCATCCCGCGCGCACGCCACCCTTATGCCTCTCGTCATTCTGGCGTTGCCGCTCTACGACCTTGTTGTCGTGACCACGGTTCGGCTGTGGAACGGGAAGTCGCCGATGGTGGGCGATATGAATCACGCTTCGCACCGACTCGTCAACCGGGGGCTCAGCCGGGCCGGCGCCGTGTACCTGCTCTGGGGCTTGACAGCCGCGACCGGCCTCGCGGGCTTGGCCCTTGCACGCGCGGACGGAGGAGTCGCGGCATTGATCGGTGCGATGGTGTTCGTTCTGCTCGGGCTGCTCGCATTCTTTGAATACGCCGCTCCAAGTCCCTCGAAACAGAATCCGCGTGGCGGTGGAACGTCGAACGCCCGATCCGAAGGCGAGCGTGTGGCGTGA
- a CDS encoding glycosyltransferase translates to MQASVLIPTFARSDKLANCLACLAKQDFDHSQFEVIVGFDGPDPGAEDAAREKWKSCGGRAPLELMQCPREGLMMVRNRMLKRARGTFMISINDDVRPVPGFVGAHIGAHRTRAKPIVAVGASPFCRRENESLLDLLTRKTSMIFFYDTMDAAPFDPERDWGFRHCFGLNFSARTELVRAVGGFYAGERLYGYEDIELGFRLAQEHATPVLYRPDARADHEHFYRPQDLLTREHNLGVAAWHFARANPSFAKACFGRDVSLSEEVEYSQAFVTRERVGVERIRDSFLRYSDIPATAVEGAYEALLLQALLQQFLLLKRWTWRSGLLAAAGAEVSMAA, encoded by the coding sequence ATGCAAGCGAGCGTCCTAATCCCCACCTTCGCCCGTTCCGACAAACTCGCAAACTGCCTCGCCTGCCTCGCAAAACAGGACTTCGACCACTCCCAGTTTGAGGTAATTGTCGGGTTCGATGGCCCCGACCCCGGTGCCGAGGATGCCGCGCGAGAGAAATGGAAGTCCTGCGGCGGGAGGGCCCCCCTCGAACTCATGCAGTGTCCGCGTGAGGGCCTCATGATGGTCCGCAACCGCATGCTGAAGCGGGCCCGCGGCACCTTCATGATCAGTATCAACGACGATGTTCGTCCCGTTCCCGGATTTGTCGGCGCGCACATCGGAGCCCACAGAACGCGCGCGAAGCCAATCGTCGCCGTCGGCGCTTCGCCATTCTGTCGGCGCGAGAATGAGTCGCTGCTTGACCTCCTGACGCGCAAGACTTCGATGATTTTTTTCTACGACACGATGGACGCGGCGCCGTTTGATCCCGAGCGAGACTGGGGCTTTCGGCACTGCTTCGGTCTGAACTTTTCGGCACGCACCGAATTGGTTCGGGCCGTCGGAGGCTTCTACGCGGGGGAGCGACTCTACGGGTACGAAGACATCGAGCTCGGCTTCCGGCTGGCGCAAGAGCACGCAACGCCGGTTCTCTATCGTCCCGACGCGAGAGCCGATCACGAGCACTTCTACCGGCCGCAGGATCTGCTCACCCGTGAACACAACCTGGGCGTGGCCGCGTGGCACTTTGCACGCGCCAATCCATCGTTCGCCAAAGCATGCTTCGGCAGAGATGTCTCACTTTCTGAGGAAGTCGAATATTCGCAGGCCTTTGTCACACGCGAGCGCGTCGGGGTGGAGCGGATTCGCGACTCTTTTCTTCGGTATTCCGACATTCCCGCCACCGCCGTTGAAGGTGCGTACGAGGCTCTCCTGCTTCAGGCGCTGCTCCAGCAGTTTCTGCTGCTGAAGCGCTGGACATGGCGAAGCGGATTGCTCGCAGCGGCCGGCGCAGAAGTGTCCATGGCTGCGTGA
- a CDS encoding TIGR02206 family membrane protein: MTAAFLVLTIAVCQSVGKLPLSPRRTFEIFVGTWAFGFACLYAAWWLFPRNFDINRSLPLHVCDLMSFLSPFSLLSGLRRYASLAVFFGLAFCTQAFVKPLAGPGPFHLAKWAEFWGFWITHAIVVFVAVYWIWVRGFRPKWSDYRHATIIAWIYIAIIFLFDAACRLNYAYVGRGTPTGETFADDLGPWPLRALWIALIGQAALTVIMLLRLIPGGEPRSSLNSSR; encoded by the coding sequence GTGACCGCCGCGTTCCTTGTGCTCACCATCGCGGTTTGCCAGAGCGTGGGAAAGCTGCCCCTCAGCCCCCGACGCACATTCGAGATATTCGTGGGAACGTGGGCGTTTGGCTTCGCGTGCCTTTATGCGGCATGGTGGTTGTTCCCCAGGAACTTTGATATCAATCGGTCGCTGCCTTTGCACGTCTGCGACCTGATGTCCTTCTTGTCTCCGTTCTCTCTGCTGTCCGGGCTGCGGCGCTATGCATCCCTCGCCGTGTTCTTCGGCCTGGCGTTCTGCACGCAGGCATTTGTCAAGCCGCTTGCCGGCCCCGGGCCGTTCCATCTCGCAAAATGGGCGGAGTTTTGGGGATTCTGGATCACACACGCGATCGTGGTGTTTGTGGCGGTCTATTGGATTTGGGTTCGCGGCTTCCGACCGAAATGGAGCGACTACCGGCACGCGACCATCATCGCGTGGATTTACATCGCGATCATATTTCTCTTTGATGCTGCCTGCCGTCTGAACTACGCCTATGTCGGTCGCGGAACGCCGACCGGAGAGACGTTCGCAGACGATCTTGGCCCCTGGCCGCTTCGGGCGCTTTGGATTGCGTTGATCGGACAAGCCGCGCTCACGGTGATCATGCTGCTGAGGCTCATCCCCGGCGGCGAGCCCCGATCGTCATTAAACTCTTCGCGATGA
- the rlmN gene encoding 23S rRNA (adenine(2503)-C(2))-methyltransferase RlmN, with translation MQHPASHIFEFTPETLAGWCEARGMTPFRAKQILEWIYVKGVADPAQMSNLSKRDREALTAEMTFLSGDPLAHQSATDGTQKLLIEWRDFTESGPSADQGVSLPVMNSAKPTSDGSDRQTECVMIPTEERKTACISSQIGCPVGCRFCASGMGGLDGNLSTGRIVEQVWRLGRLKDVGRISNVVFMGMGEPLSNFKNVTGAIRVITALWGLGISARKVTVSTVGLPQAIRRLAEEFELPVTLALSLHAPNDYIRRKLIPWAEYTTISDLLGACHLWFEKTGREITLEYTLLRDVNDRPKHAEELAGIAKSIRANINLIRYNEVAGTDFQRPRNTDVLEFQKILRSHNINAHIRASRGRDIAAACGQLRHEAAGATGE, from the coding sequence TTGCAGCATCCTGCGAGTCACATTTTCGAGTTCACTCCCGAGACACTTGCCGGCTGGTGCGAGGCCCGCGGCATGACCCCTTTCCGCGCGAAGCAGATTCTCGAATGGATCTATGTGAAGGGAGTTGCAGACCCCGCGCAGATGAGCAACCTCTCGAAGCGCGATCGCGAGGCGCTCACCGCTGAAATGACGTTTCTTTCGGGAGATCCACTCGCTCACCAATCTGCGACGGACGGCACGCAAAAACTGCTCATCGAATGGCGAGACTTTACGGAGTCCGGGCCGAGTGCCGACCAGGGGGTTTCCTTGCCAGTGATGAATTCGGCAAAGCCGACTTCCGACGGGTCCGATCGGCAGACCGAGTGCGTCATGATCCCCACCGAGGAGCGCAAAACCGCCTGCATCTCCAGCCAGATCGGATGTCCCGTCGGCTGCAGGTTCTGTGCATCCGGCATGGGCGGGCTGGACGGAAATCTGTCAACCGGGCGAATCGTCGAGCAGGTTTGGCGACTCGGCCGGCTCAAGGACGTCGGACGCATCAGCAACGTCGTCTTCATGGGCATGGGCGAGCCGCTGAGCAATTTCAAAAACGTGACCGGGGCCATTCGAGTCATCACGGCGCTTTGGGGACTTGGGATCTCCGCGCGAAAAGTGACCGTTTCGACGGTCGGCCTGCCGCAGGCGATCCGACGGCTTGCGGAGGAGTTCGAACTGCCGGTCACACTTGCGCTGTCACTCCACGCCCCGAACGACTACATCCGGCGGAAGCTCATTCCCTGGGCCGAATACACCACGATCAGCGACCTGCTCGGAGCCTGCCATCTTTGGTTCGAGAAAACCGGACGCGAAATCACCCTCGAGTACACCTTGCTCCGGGACGTCAACGACCGTCCCAAGCACGCCGAAGAGCTCGCCGGAATCGCAAAATCAATCCGCGCCAACATCAACCTGATCCGATACAACGAGGTCGCAGGAACCGATTTTCAACGACCGCGGAATACCGACGTGCTCGAATTTCAGAAAATCCTTCGCTCGCATAACATCAATGCTCATATTCGCGCCAGTCGCGGCCGGGACATCGCGGCCGCCTGCGGGCAGTTGCGGCACGAAGCGGCGGGAGCAACGGGCGAGTGA
- the ispH gene encoding 4-hydroxy-3-methylbut-2-enyl diphosphate reductase yields the protein MKLILANPRGFCAGVQMAVDVVSQTISLLPGEKVYVFHEIVHNRHVVNRFQQQGVVFVEDLAEVPSGSILVFSAHGVSPEVREYARNRRLQTIDATCPLVTKVHSECIRYARQGFEILLVGHANHQEVVGTRGEAPEAVTVVESVEQVATLRVRDENKLVYLTQTTLSTDDAGVIISALRQRFPNLKEPPSSDICYATTNRQQAVRQIAPECDIVLVVGSKNSSNSVRLTEIAQNVGTPARLIDDVTEVDWKWFKGDETVMITAGASAPEDLVAGLCRELLQRFGGELEQREIVNEDVEFGLPLSLRKLGKAKGVDLDDSRIRVGAPIITLATYGAVALTVSARAK from the coding sequence GTGAAACTGATTCTTGCCAATCCCCGCGGCTTTTGCGCCGGCGTCCAGATGGCTGTGGACGTCGTCAGCCAAACGATCTCGCTTTTGCCCGGCGAGAAGGTCTACGTCTTTCACGAGATCGTCCACAACAGGCACGTCGTCAATCGGTTTCAGCAACAGGGCGTGGTCTTCGTGGAAGATCTGGCTGAAGTGCCATCGGGAAGCATCCTCGTTTTTTCCGCCCACGGAGTATCTCCCGAAGTACGGGAGTATGCGCGAAACCGGCGACTTCAAACAATTGACGCCACGTGCCCCCTGGTGACCAAGGTGCACTCGGAATGCATCCGTTATGCACGCCAGGGATTCGAGATTCTGCTCGTGGGGCATGCGAATCACCAGGAAGTCGTGGGCACAAGGGGCGAAGCGCCGGAAGCGGTGACGGTCGTCGAGAGCGTCGAACAGGTCGCGACGCTGAGAGTGCGTGACGAGAACAAGCTCGTGTATCTGACACAGACCACTCTTTCGACCGATGATGCCGGGGTCATCATCTCGGCGCTCAGACAGCGCTTCCCGAATCTGAAAGAGCCGCCGAGTTCGGACATCTGCTACGCAACGACGAACCGCCAGCAGGCGGTGCGTCAGATCGCGCCGGAGTGCGATATCGTGCTCGTAGTCGGATCGAAGAACTCATCGAACTCCGTGCGTTTGACCGAAATCGCCCAGAACGTGGGAACGCCGGCGCGGCTCATCGATGATGTCACCGAGGTCGATTGGAAGTGGTTCAAGGGTGACGAGACTGTCATGATCACCGCGGGCGCGTCGGCGCCCGAGGACCTCGTGGCCGGACTCTGCCGCGAACTGCTGCAGCGTTTCGGAGGAGAGCTCGAGCAGCGTGAGATCGTCAACGAAGACGTGGAATTCGGCCTTCCGCTTTCGCTCCGGAAGCTCGGAAAGGCAAAGGGCGTCGACCTCGATGACTCACGCATCCGTGTCGGCGCACCGATCATTACTCTGGCGACGTACGGTGCGGTCGCGCTAACGGTCAGCGCAAGGGCCAAGTAG